In one window of Corallococcus macrosporus DNA:
- a CDS encoding MFS transporter produces the protein MSFIRAVHGTAGNLPLPSRVSAAASPSLSSGLRLLLAASAGLSVASIYYSQPMLGVMAGSIGASDTAVGLVPMLTQLGYALGILLLTPLGDRFDRRRIILIKAALLSVALLLGGIAPGIHLLLLVSFAVGLTATLAQDIVPAAATLAPEQERGKVVGTVMTGLLLGILLSRVISGVVAEHFGWRAMYAVAAASVAFIGVAAWRGLPRFHPTNTLSYGALLGSLAVLWRRYGALRRAALAQGLISIGFSAFWSTLAVMLHGAPFHLGSAAAGAFGLAGAAGALGAPVAGRIADRFGPEVVTRLGAGLTVVSFATMFAAPWLEPNHQLWLIGASAIGFDLGAQITLVAHQTLVFGIDPAARSRLNAVLFVTMFIGMSIGAASGSLVLARWGWTAVTLLATLTSLAALGVRLLPGARTAR, from the coding sequence ATGTCCTTCATTCGCGCCGTACATGGAACCGCCGGAAACCTCCCCCTCCCTTCGCGGGTCTCCGCCGCCGCCAGCCCGTCCCTGTCCAGCGGCCTGCGCCTGCTGCTGGCCGCGAGCGCCGGCCTGTCCGTGGCGTCCATCTATTACAGCCAGCCGATGCTCGGGGTGATGGCGGGCTCCATCGGCGCCTCCGACACCGCGGTGGGCCTGGTGCCCATGCTCACGCAACTGGGCTACGCGCTGGGCATCCTGCTGCTGACGCCGCTGGGCGACCGCTTCGACCGCCGCCGCATCATCCTCATCAAGGCGGCCCTGCTGAGCGTGGCGCTGCTGCTGGGCGGCATCGCCCCGGGCATCCACCTGCTGCTGCTCGTGAGCTTCGCCGTCGGCCTGACGGCGACCCTGGCGCAGGACATCGTGCCGGCCGCCGCGACGCTGGCCCCCGAGCAGGAGCGCGGCAAGGTCGTCGGCACGGTGATGACCGGCCTGCTGCTCGGCATCCTCCTGTCCCGCGTCATCAGCGGCGTGGTCGCCGAGCACTTCGGCTGGCGCGCCATGTACGCGGTCGCCGCCGCCAGCGTGGCGTTCATCGGCGTGGCGGCCTGGCGCGGCCTGCCCCGCTTCCACCCGACCAACACGCTGTCCTACGGCGCCCTGCTCGGCTCGCTCGCTGTCCTGTGGCGCAGGTACGGGGCGCTTCGCCGGGCGGCGCTGGCGCAGGGGCTGATCTCCATCGGCTTCAGCGCGTTCTGGTCCACGCTCGCGGTGATGCTGCATGGCGCTCCGTTCCACCTGGGCAGCGCGGCCGCGGGTGCCTTTGGCCTGGCGGGCGCGGCGGGCGCCCTGGGCGCGCCGGTGGCGGGACGCATCGCGGATCGCTTCGGGCCGGAGGTCGTCACCCGGCTGGGCGCCGGCCTGACCGTCGTCTCCTTCGCCACGATGTTCGCGGCGCCGTGGCTGGAGCCGAACCACCAGTTGTGGCTGATTGGCGCCAGCGCCATCGGCTTCGACCTGGGGGCGCAGATCACGCTCGTGGCGCACCAGACCCTGGTCTTCGGCATCGACCCCGCCGCTCGCAGCCGCCTCAACGCGGTGCTGTTCGTCACCATGTTCATCGGCATGTCCATCGGCGCGGCCAGCGGCAGCCTCGTGCTGGCGCGGTGGGGATGGACGGCGGTGACGCTGCTCGCGACGCTCACCTCGCTGGCGGCCCTGGGCGTCCGCCTGCTCCCTGGAGCGCGCACGGCCCGCTGA
- a CDS encoding LysR family transcriptional regulator, whose protein sequence is MPSSSKPSRSRVPVPAAPVSADRLELMQTFLRIVDAGSLSSAAAQLGTTQPTVSRRLQALERSLGLRLLQRSTHAMKLTEDGVRCYARAKELLASWELFESDLRGASDEPEGTLRVVVPHAFGQQLLVEPLTEYLGRHPRVSVEWLLHDRAVDFIADAIDCAIHVGEVHDPSVVALRVAEVPRIVAAAPSVLAGIPVPTHPDELARLPWLSLRTFYRNELSLTHVATSEVQPIIFQPRMSTDSLYALRSAAVKGLGVCAGSSWVMHEEIQRGRLVHLVPRWQAAPLPLYLVYPAARFHPARLRRFVELMRERIPAALAVAVR, encoded by the coding sequence ATGCCCTCCTCTTCGAAGCCGTCCCGGTCGCGGGTCCCCGTCCCCGCCGCGCCCGTCAGCGCGGACCGGCTGGAGCTGATGCAGACCTTCCTGCGCATCGTCGACGCGGGGAGCCTGTCCTCCGCCGCCGCGCAACTGGGCACCACGCAGCCCACGGTGAGCCGCCGGCTCCAGGCGCTGGAGCGCTCGCTGGGGCTGCGGCTGCTGCAGCGCTCCACCCACGCGATGAAGCTCACCGAGGACGGCGTGCGCTGCTACGCGCGGGCGAAGGAGCTGCTGGCCAGTTGGGAGCTGTTCGAGTCCGACCTGCGCGGGGCGAGCGACGAACCGGAGGGCACGCTGCGCGTCGTGGTGCCGCACGCGTTCGGGCAGCAGTTGCTGGTGGAGCCGCTGACGGAATACCTGGGCCGCCACCCGCGAGTCTCCGTCGAGTGGCTGCTGCACGACCGGGCGGTGGACTTCATCGCGGACGCCATCGATTGCGCGATCCACGTCGGCGAGGTGCATGACCCCAGCGTGGTGGCGCTCCGCGTGGCCGAGGTGCCGCGCATCGTCGCGGCCGCGCCCTCCGTGCTGGCGGGCATCCCGGTGCCGACGCATCCCGACGAGCTGGCCAGGCTGCCCTGGCTGTCGCTGCGCACGTTCTATCGCAACGAGCTGTCCCTGACCCACGTGGCCACCAGCGAGGTCCAGCCCATTATCTTCCAGCCACGCATGAGCACGGACAGCCTCTACGCGCTTCGCAGCGCGGCGGTGAAGGGGCTCGGCGTCTGCGCAGGCTCGTCCTGGGTGATGCACGAGGAGATCCAGCGGGGGCGGCTCGTGCACCTGGTGCCGCGATGGCAGGCTGCGCCGCTGCCCTTGTACCTGGTCTATCCCGCCGCGCGGTTCCATCCGGCGAGGCTGCGCAGGTTCGTGGAGCTGATGCGGGAGCGGATTCCCGCGGCCCTGGCCGTGGCGGTGCGCTGA